Proteins encoded together in one Paramagnetospirillum magnetotacticum MS-1 window:
- a CDS encoding twin-arginine translocase TatA/TatE family subunit, translating to MGSMSIGHWLIVLVIVLLLFGANKIPKLMGDMAKGVKAFKHGLKDEDEAQAAPAQAAAQPQVTEAQAAKPAAAPDSAPKV from the coding sequence ATGGGTAGCATGAGTATCGGTCATTGGCTCATCGTTCTGGTCATCGTGCTGCTGCTGTTCGGTGCCAACAAGATCCCCAAGCTGATGGGCGACATGGCCAAGGGCGTGAAGGCCTTCAAGCACGGCCTGAAGGATGAGGACGAGGCGCAGGCCGCCCCCGCTCAGGCCGCCGCCCAGCCCCAGGTCACGGAAGCCCAAGCCGCCAAGCCGGCCGCCGCGCCCGATTCCGCTCCCAAGGTCTAA
- the serS gene encoding serine--tRNA ligase, which yields MHDLKSIRDNPEGFDAGLARRGLEPKAAAILDLDTRRRAAQTAFQEMQARRNEASKQIGALKKSGGDASALMDEVASMKERMPASEEEDRLLGAEIEDILASIPNLPAADVPDGPDEEHNVEVRKWGAPKEFAFTALDHDAIGAKLGLMDFDGAAKLSGARFVVLKGQLARLQRAIGQFMLDLQTTEHGYTEMDPPLMVKDGAAFGTGQLPKFSEDLFKTNTGHWLIPTAEVPLTNLVSDEILDEKSLPLRMTALTPCFRSEAGSAGKDTRGMIRQHQFHKVEMVSIAHPDKSDEEHERMTKCAETVLQRLGLAYRVIVLCTGDMGFSSRKTYDIEVWLPGQQRYREISSCSNCGDFQARRMKARFRPEGEKGTRFVHTLNGSGLAVGRTLIAVMENYQREDGTIEVPEVLRPYMGGLGVVG from the coding sequence ATGCATGACCTGAAGTCCATTCGCGACAACCCGGAGGGATTCGATGCCGGTCTGGCGCGCCGGGGCCTGGAGCCCAAGGCCGCCGCCATCCTGGATCTGGACACGCGGCGCCGCGCGGCCCAGACCGCCTTTCAGGAGATGCAGGCCCGGCGCAACGAAGCCTCCAAGCAGATCGGCGCTCTCAAGAAGAGTGGCGGCGATGCCTCTGCCCTGATGGACGAGGTGGCCAGCATGAAGGAGCGCATGCCCGCTTCCGAGGAGGAGGACCGGCTCTTGGGCGCCGAGATCGAGGATATTCTGGCCTCCATCCCCAATCTGCCCGCCGCCGACGTGCCCGATGGCCCCGACGAAGAGCACAATGTGGAAGTTCGTAAATGGGGCGCGCCAAAAGAGTTCGCCTTTACCGCCCTGGATCACGACGCCATCGGCGCCAAGCTTGGGCTGATGGATTTCGACGGCGCCGCCAAGCTGTCGGGTGCCCGCTTCGTGGTGTTGAAGGGCCAACTGGCCCGGCTGCAGCGTGCCATCGGTCAGTTCATGCTCGACCTTCAGACCACCGAGCACGGCTATACCGAGATGGACCCGCCCTTGATGGTCAAGGACGGCGCCGCCTTCGGCACCGGACAGTTGCCCAAGTTCAGTGAGGATCTGTTCAAGACCAACACCGGCCATTGGCTGATCCCCACCGCCGAAGTGCCGCTGACCAATCTGGTCAGCGACGAGATCCTGGACGAAAAGTCCCTGCCGCTGCGCATGACGGCGCTGACCCCTTGTTTCCGCTCGGAAGCGGGATCGGCGGGCAAGGATACGCGCGGCATGATCCGCCAGCACCAGTTCCACAAGGTGGAGATGGTCTCCATCGCCCATCCCGATAAGTCCGACGAAGAGCACGAACGCATGACCAAATGCGCCGAGACGGTGCTGCAGCGTTTGGGGCTGGCCTATCGCGTCATCGTGCTGTGCACCGGCGATATGGGCTTTTCCTCGCGCAAGACCTATGACATTGAGGTCTGGCTGCCGGGCCAGCAGCGCTACCGGGAAATCTCGTCCTGCTCGAATTGCGGCGACTTCCAGGCCCGGCGCATGAAGGCCCGCTTCCGTCCCGAGGGCGAGAAGGGGACCCGCTTCGTCCATACGCTGAACGGGTCGGGCCTTGCCGTGGGCCGTACCCTGATCGCGGTGATGGAGAACTATCAGCGCGAAGACGGCACCATCGAGGTGCCCGAGGTCCTGCGTCCCTATATGGGCGGGCTGGGGGTCGTCGGCTGA
- the tatC gene encoding twin-arginine translocase subunit TatC translates to MSDSHDDKTMPLLEHLIELRRRLIWSAISFVIAFGICYYFSNEIYEFLLEPYSKAALAKGGNRRLIYTAPTEAFFTFMKVSAFAAAAMCFPVWAGQLWAFVAPGLYKHEKQAFLPFLFATPVLFIMGGAMVYFLVLPNLYTYLLGFENLIGGPSTLPIQMEAKVNESLSLIMTLIFAFGLAFQMPVLLTLLARVGLVTAQGLADKRRFAIVGNFVFAAVVTPPDVVSQLSLAIPMVGLYEISILSARWAEKKREAALADDGDDDTAHDETDFNA, encoded by the coding sequence TTGAGCGATTCCCACGACGACAAGACCATGCCGCTGCTCGAGCATCTGATCGAGCTGCGCCGGCGGCTGATCTGGTCGGCGATCAGCTTCGTCATCGCCTTCGGGATTTGCTATTACTTCTCCAACGAGATCTACGAATTCCTGCTGGAGCCTTATTCCAAGGCGGCTCTGGCCAAGGGCGGAAACCGCCGCCTGATCTACACCGCGCCCACCGAGGCGTTCTTTACCTTCATGAAGGTCTCGGCCTTCGCCGCCGCCGCCATGTGCTTTCCCGTCTGGGCGGGGCAGTTGTGGGCCTTCGTGGCGCCTGGGCTTTATAAGCACGAAAAGCAGGCCTTTTTGCCCTTCCTGTTCGCCACGCCGGTTCTGTTCATCATGGGCGGGGCCATGGTCTATTTCCTGGTGCTGCCCAACCTCTACACCTATCTCCTGGGCTTCGAGAATCTGATCGGCGGCCCCAGTACGCTGCCCATCCAGATGGAGGCCAAGGTCAACGAATCCCTGTCGCTGATCATGACCCTGATCTTCGCCTTCGGGCTGGCCTTCCAGATGCCGGTGCTGCTGACCCTGCTGGCACGCGTCGGGCTGGTCACCGCCCAAGGTCTGGCCGATAAGCGCCGCTTCGCCATTGTCGGCAATTTCGTCTTCGCCGCCGTGGTGACGCCCCCCGATGTGGTCAGCCAGTTGTCGCTGGCCATTCCCATGGTCGGGCTTTACGAGATTTCCATCCTCTCGGCCCGCTGGGCGGAGAAGAAGCGCGAAGCCGCCCTGGCCGATGACGGCGACGACGACACGGCCCATGACGAGACCGATTTCAACGCTTAA
- a CDS encoding site-2 protease family protein, whose translation MMGDLGGLLFGITIWAIPLIFAVTLHEAAHGYAAHACGDDTAYRLGRISLNPLRHIDPFGTIILPGLLLAMGGVMFGWAKPVPVNFSRLRHPRRDMVIVAAAGPAMNMGLAILAILAVHLVPVVPEAMRSWFFLNLENAIFFNLLLAVFNMIPLPPLDGGRVAVGILPRPLAWRLARMEKAGMLILIAALFLFPLLGNQFGVDLDVFLWLVQGPVDTIGNALVRMLGP comes from the coding sequence ATGATGGGCGATCTGGGTGGTCTGCTGTTCGGCATCACCATCTGGGCGATTCCGCTGATTTTCGCCGTGACCCTGCACGAGGCGGCCCACGGCTATGCCGCCCATGCCTGTGGTGATGATACGGCCTATCGCCTGGGCCGCATCTCGCTCAATCCCCTGCGCCATATCGACCCGTTCGGCACCATCATCCTGCCCGGCCTGCTCTTGGCCATGGGGGGCGTGATGTTCGGCTGGGCTAAGCCGGTTCCGGTCAATTTCAGCCGTCTGCGCCATCCCCGCCGCGACATGGTGATCGTGGCCGCCGCCGGACCGGCCATGAATATGGGCCTGGCCATCCTGGCCATACTGGCGGTGCATCTGGTCCCGGTGGTGCCCGAAGCCATGCGCAGCTGGTTTTTCCTCAATCTGGAAAACGCCATATTCTTCAATCTGCTGCTGGCGGTGTTCAACATGATTCCCCTGCCGCCCCTGGATGGGGGCAGGGTGGCGGTGGGTATTCTGCCCCGGCCCCTGGCCTGGCGTCTGGCCCGCATGGAAAAGGCGGGAATGCTGATCCTCATCGCCGCCCTGTTCCTGTTCCCGCTGTTGGGCAATCAGTTCGGCGTGGATCTGGACGTGTTCCTCTGGCTGGTCCAAGGTCCCGTGGACACCATCGGCAACGCCCTGGTCAGGATGCTGGGTCCGTGA
- the surE gene encoding 5'/3'-nucleotidase SurE produces MTFPAINDPSSLRILISNDDGISAPGIKVLERIARTLSKDVWVVAPETEQSAAGHSLTIRRPLRVRKVSARRYAVDGTPTDAVLLGVNHVLKGKKPHLVLSGINRGSNLGEDVTYSGTVAAAMEGTILGIPSIALSQFINHPHPVKWGTAEHWAPGVIRKLLAKGWSRNVLINVNFPDVIASSVTGIEITRQGKRKIGDEIVEREDPRGESYVWIGAQRAEDRSTPGTDIEAVCRGAITITPLCFDLTHPGDMKALGTVF; encoded by the coding sequence ATGACTTTTCCGGCCATCAACGACCCTTCATCCTTGCGCATCCTGATCTCCAACGATGACGGCATCAGTGCGCCGGGCATCAAGGTGCTGGAGCGCATCGCCCGGACGCTGTCCAAGGATGTCTGGGTGGTGGCGCCCGAGACCGAACAAAGCGCTGCAGGCCACTCGCTGACCATCCGCCGCCCGCTTCGGGTCCGCAAGGTCTCGGCCCGGCGTTACGCCGTGGACGGCACCCCCACCGATGCGGTGCTGTTGGGCGTCAATCATGTGCTGAAGGGCAAGAAGCCCCATCTGGTGCTGTCGGGCATCAACCGGGGCTCCAATCTGGGCGAGGACGTGACCTATTCAGGCACGGTGGCGGCGGCCATGGAAGGCACCATCCTCGGCATTCCCTCCATCGCGTTGTCCCAGTTCATCAATCATCCCCATCCGGTGAAATGGGGCACCGCCGAGCATTGGGCGCCGGGCGTGATCCGCAAATTGCTGGCCAAGGGCTGGAGCCGTAACGTTCTGATCAACGTCAACTTTCCCGACGTGATCGCCTCCTCGGTGACCGGAATCGAGATCACGCGCCAAGGCAAGCGCAAGATCGGCGACGAAATCGTCGAGCGCGAGGATCCCAGGGGCGAATCCTATGTCTGGATCGGCGCTCAGCGGGCCGAGGACCGCTCCACCCCCGGCACCGATATCGAGGCGGTCTGCCGTGGGGCCATCACCATTACGCCGCTCTGCTTCGATCTTACCCATCCGGGTGACATGAAGGCGCTGGGGACGGTTTTTTGA
- the nagZ gene encoding beta-N-acetylhexosaminidase — translation MPAVNAAIFGCSGLVLTQAERDFFQRVNPLGFILFARNVDDPAQVKALVASLRESVGRADAPVLIDQEGGRVQRLRPPHWRKAPAGEPFAALAQRDLEAAKEALRLNYRLIGAELADLGIDVDCAPVLDVPIPGAHDVIGDRAFGRTAQSVISLAGEVIDGLLDEGVLPVIKHIPGHGRAMVDSHLDLPVVETALAELEVQDFPPFHAFRHAPWAMTAHVVYAALDAAHPATTSRLVIDRVIRGAIGFDGLLISDDLSMKALGGTFEDRTRASLEAGCDVVLHCNGDMAEMTAIASELRPLSAAAEIRVAHGLAQKRPRQPFDRKAAEERVKTLLGPSS, via the coding sequence TTGCCCGCCGTTAACGCCGCCATCTTCGGCTGTTCCGGCCTGGTCCTGACCCAGGCGGAACGCGACTTCTTCCAACGGGTCAATCCGCTGGGCTTCATTCTGTTCGCCCGCAATGTGGACGACCCCGCTCAGGTCAAGGCGCTGGTTGCCTCGTTGCGCGAGAGCGTGGGCCGCGCCGATGCGCCCGTCCTGATCGATCAGGAGGGGGGCAGGGTGCAGCGCCTAAGGCCGCCCCATTGGCGCAAGGCGCCTGCGGGCGAGCCCTTCGCCGCCCTGGCCCAGCGCGATCTCGAGGCCGCCAAGGAGGCGCTTCGCCTCAATTACCGGCTGATCGGGGCCGAACTGGCCGATCTGGGTATCGACGTGGATTGCGCCCCCGTTCTGGACGTGCCCATTCCCGGTGCCCATGACGTCATCGGCGACCGCGCCTTTGGCCGCACCGCCCAGTCGGTGATTTCCCTGGCGGGCGAGGTGATCGACGGCTTGCTGGACGAGGGCGTTCTGCCGGTCATAAAGCACATTCCCGGTCACGGCCGCGCCATGGTGGACAGCCATCTCGACCTGCCGGTGGTGGAGACCGCCCTGGCCGAGCTGGAGGTCCAGGATTTCCCGCCGTTCCACGCCTTTCGCCATGCCCCCTGGGCCATGACCGCCCATGTGGTCTATGCCGCCCTTGACGCGGCGCATCCCGCCACCACCTCCAGACTGGTGATCGACAGGGTGATCCGGGGCGCCATCGGTTTTGATGGGCTCTTGATCTCCGATGATCTGTCCATGAAGGCGCTGGGCGGGACGTTCGAGGACCGCACCCGCGCCAGTCTTGAGGCGGGCTGCGACGTGGTGCTTCACTGCAACGGGGACATGGCCGAGATGACCGCCATCGCTTCGGAACTGCGCCCGTTAAGCGCCGCCGCCGAGATTCGGGTGGCCCATGGTCTGGCGCAAAAACGCCCGCGGCAGCCCTTTGACCGCAAGGCCGCCGAGGAGCGGGTGAAGACCCTGCTCGGGCCATCGTCATGA
- the scpB gene encoding SMC-Scp complex subunit ScpB produces MSCDPQHLRIVEALIFASAEPVPERAMAERLPEGTDIAGLLAELETHYAARGFNLVRRGDGWAFRTSADLAESLKVERSQERKLSRAAVETLAIIAYHQPVTRAEIEEVRGVALSKGTMDILFSAGWIRPKGRRRTPGRPLTWATTDGFLDHFGLESLSDLPGVKELEAAGLLDSRAAAGAYGNRAAEDTRLVDMAEEDEPQLELLDDETLLGIGE; encoded by the coding sequence GTGAGTTGTGATCCGCAACATTTGCGCATCGTCGAGGCGCTGATCTTCGCCTCGGCCGAGCCGGTGCCGGAACGGGCCATGGCCGAGCGCCTGCCCGAGGGCACGGACATTGCCGGACTGTTGGCGGAACTGGAAACCCATTACGCGGCACGCGGCTTCAATCTGGTGCGGCGTGGCGACGGCTGGGCCTTTCGCACCAGTGCCGATCTGGCCGAATCCCTCAAGGTGGAGCGTTCCCAGGAGCGCAAGCTGTCGCGCGCCGCCGTCGAGACCCTGGCCATCATCGCCTATCACCAGCCGGTGACCCGCGCCGAGATCGAGGAGGTGCGCGGCGTGGCCCTGTCCAAGGGCACCATGGACATCTTGTTCTCGGCGGGCTGGATTCGGCCCAAGGGACGGCGCCGCACACCAGGCAGGCCGCTGACCTGGGCGACCACCGACGGCTTTCTCGACCATTTCGGCCTGGAATCCCTGTCCGACTTGCCTGGCGTCAAGGAATTGGAAGCTGCGGGCCTGCTGGATTCCAGGGCCGCCGCTGGCGCCTATGGCAATCGCGCGGCGGAAGACACCCGTCTGGTGGACATGGCCGAGGAGGACGAGCCTCAGCTGGAGCTGCTCGACGACGAAACCCTGTTGGGCATCGGGGAGTAG
- a CDS encoding SPOR domain-containing protein, producing the protein MAKSPGDDYERDLLDIIPERYNDADADSRQARAGHRLRSWVLIGGAVIAVGAIVAAGLHFVGGRKGGGLGVPVIKADDRPIKTRPDDRGGMQVPNQDKLVYERMDSAGDSEPKVERLMPQPEAAKAPPKTISVPPLSAEPPPAPVAQRTAPIPPKAGEPPMPKIAPTAKVAAQPMESAAIPPAAAPLPPAYQPVQERAPAPVAQQPEHMAPAVVAQAPRVAPPPPAPAPAVTAKAPASGEFVVQLGAVRAADQADKEWARIQKANADLLGALKSDIVRVELEGKGTFWRVRAAPLSEQAARQLCAELTARSQGCIVARR; encoded by the coding sequence ATGGCCAAAAGCCCTGGCGATGATTACGAGCGTGATCTGCTGGATATTATTCCCGAGCGCTATAACGACGCCGATGCGGATTCCCGTCAGGCCCGTGCCGGGCATCGCCTGCGCAGTTGGGTGCTGATCGGCGGCGCCGTCATCGCCGTGGGTGCCATCGTTGCCGCAGGCCTGCATTTCGTCGGTGGCCGCAAAGGCGGCGGATTGGGCGTGCCGGTGATCAAGGCCGACGACCGGCCCATCAAGACCCGCCCCGATGATCGCGGCGGCATGCAGGTGCCCAACCAGGACAAGCTGGTCTACGAGCGCATGGATTCGGCCGGAGACAGCGAACCCAAGGTGGAGCGCCTGATGCCGCAGCCCGAAGCAGCCAAGGCGCCGCCCAAGACCATTTCCGTACCGCCGCTCTCGGCCGAGCCGCCGCCCGCTCCCGTGGCGCAACGCACTGCCCCCATTCCGCCCAAGGCGGGCGAACCGCCAATGCCGAAGATTGCGCCCACGGCCAAGGTGGCGGCCCAGCCCATGGAATCCGCCGCCATTCCGCCCGCCGCCGCTCCGCTTCCCCCGGCCTATCAGCCGGTTCAGGAACGCGCCCCGGCGCCCGTGGCCCAGCAGCCCGAGCATATGGCGCCCGCCGTGGTGGCCCAGGCTCCCCGCGTGGCTCCGCCGCCGCCCGCTCCGGCGCCTGCCGTGACGGCCAAGGCTCCGGCCTCGGGGGAATTCGTGGTGCAGTTGGGCGCGGTGCGCGCCGCCGATCAGGCCGACAAGGAATGGGCCCGCATCCAGAAGGCCAATGCCGATCTGCTGGGCGCGCTCAAATCCGACATCGTCCGTGTGGAACTGGAAGGTAAGGGCACGTTCTGGCGGGTGCGCGCCGCGCCCCTGTCCGAGCAGGCCGCCCGCCAGCTTTGCGCCGAGCTCACCGCCCGTTCCCAGGGGTGCATCGTTGCCCGCCGTTAA
- the tatB gene encoding Sec-independent protein translocase protein TatB, which translates to MFDIGWDEMALIAVVSLIVIGPKDLPVVLRQMGRWTRKAREMASEFHRGMDDMVRESELDELKKQVTKATDVNLLRQEVDKAIDPTGEMAKAMELPALDVNAAHEVAPPALAAIPEPTPDEIKPAETPARPPEP; encoded by the coding sequence ATGTTCGACATCGGCTGGGACGAGATGGCGCTGATCGCCGTGGTCAGCCTGATCGTCATCGGACCCAAGGATCTGCCCGTGGTTCTGCGCCAGATGGGGCGTTGGACCCGCAAGGCGCGCGAAATGGCGTCCGAGTTCCATCGCGGCATGGACGACATGGTGCGCGAATCCGAACTGGACGAGCTGAAGAAGCAAGTTACCAAGGCCACCGACGTCAATCTGCTGCGCCAGGAGGTGGACAAGGCCATCGACCCCACCGGCGAGATGGCCAAGGCCATGGAGCTTCCCGCCCTGGACGTGAACGCCGCCCATGAGGTTGCGCCGCCCGCCCTGGCCGCGATCCCAGAGCCCACACCAGACGAGATCAAGCCCGCCGAGACGCCCGCCCGGCCGCCGGAACCTTGA
- a CDS encoding segregation and condensation protein A → MSGALPFTFEDDQDRPGRAPAERLLLDLDGWEGPLDVLLQLARDQKVDLAKISILKLADQYLDFVRKVGREQIDLAAEYLVMAAWLAYLKSRLLLPEPEPEPGEELSPAEMAAALAFRLQRLEAMQKSGAALFARRLLNRDVFARGAPEDMEVVSRSIFDLDLYDLLKAYADHVVRNSVRTLTVEAPDLWSVENALARLEAMLGIGGLPDWSVLMAYLPAIEGDSLKMKSAMASTFVAALELAKQGKLVLRQDGAAYSPIYIRAGLGEGREE, encoded by the coding sequence GTGAGTGGGGCTCTGCCCTTCACCTTCGAGGACGACCAGGATCGCCCCGGACGTGCCCCCGCCGAACGCCTGCTGCTCGATCTTGATGGCTGGGAAGGCCCTCTTGACGTTCTGTTACAGTTGGCGCGAGACCAGAAGGTGGATCTGGCCAAGATCTCGATTCTGAAGTTAGCCGATCAATACCTTGATTTCGTTAGAAAAGTCGGGCGCGAACAGATCGACCTCGCCGCCGAATATCTGGTGATGGCCGCGTGGCTGGCCTATCTCAAATCGCGGTTGCTGCTGCCCGAGCCCGAACCCGAACCGGGCGAGGAATTATCGCCCGCCGAGATGGCCGCCGCCCTGGCCTTCCGGCTGCAGCGGCTGGAAGCCATGCAGAAATCCGGTGCGGCGCTGTTTGCGCGTCGCCTGCTGAACCGCGACGTCTTCGCCCGAGGCGCGCCCGAGGATATGGAGGTGGTCAGCCGTTCCATCTTCGATCTCGATCTCTATGACCTGTTGAAGGCCTATGCCGATCATGTGGTGCGCAATTCTGTGCGCACCCTGACCGTGGAAGCACCCGATCTGTGGTCGGTGGAGAACGCCCTGGCGCGTCTGGAAGCCATGCTGGGCATCGGCGGCTTGCCCGACTGGTCGGTGCTGATGGCCTATCTGCCTGCCATCGAGGGCGATTCGCTCAAGATGAAGTCGGCCATGGCGTCCACTTTCGTGGCCGCGCTGGAACTGGCCAAGCAGGGCAAGTTGGTGTTGCGCCAGGACGGCGCCGCCTATTCGCCCATCTATATCCGTGCCGGGCTGGGCGAGGGGAGGGAAGAGTGA
- a CDS encoding deoxyguanosinetriphosphate triphosphohydrolase: MTESRSHTLAPYACRPEDSRGRLHDEADSPTRSPFQRDRDRIIHSAAFRRLQYKTQVFVYHEGDNFRTRLTHSLEVSQIARSIARVLGLDEDLAEALALAHDLGHTPFGHAGEDALQEVLAQYGGFDHNAQSLRIVTKLERRYVEFEGLNLTWETLEGLVKHNGPLTGPLAVKPDRVLPGAIAEYAQLHDLRLDSFAGMEAQIAALSDDIAYNNHDIDDGLRAGLFTIKDLADVPLVGPLFHKVAKQYPDAEPSLHIHEVVRRMIGIMILDLTEETRRRVAEFKPQSADDVRGLGRPLAAFSDEMRANDAALRQFLFTNMYRHFSVNRMTSKGRRVVKDLFNLLFAEPECLPPEWRRLADGKGTAKTARVVADYIAGMTDRFALDEHRRLFDLQEKP; encoded by the coding sequence ATGACCGAATCCCGTTCCCATACCCTGGCGCCCTATGCCTGTCGGCCCGAGGACTCTCGCGGGCGTTTGCATGACGAGGCCGACAGCCCGACCCGCTCGCCGTTCCAGCGCGACCGCGACCGCATCATCCATTCCGCCGCCTTCCGCCGTCTGCAATACAAGACCCAGGTCTTCGTCTATCACGAAGGCGACAATTTCAGGACGCGGCTGACCCATTCGCTGGAAGTGTCGCAGATAGCGCGCTCCATCGCCCGTGTGCTGGGTCTGGACGAGGATCTGGCCGAGGCCCTGGCGCTGGCCCACGATCTGGGCCACACGCCCTTCGGCCATGCGGGCGAGGACGCGTTGCAAGAGGTCCTGGCCCAGTATGGCGGCTTCGACCACAACGCCCAAAGCTTGCGCATCGTCACCAAGCTGGAACGCCGCTATGTGGAGTTCGAAGGCCTCAACCTCACCTGGGAGACCCTGGAGGGGCTGGTCAAGCATAACGGCCCGCTGACCGGGCCGCTTGCGGTCAAGCCCGACCGGGTGCTGCCCGGCGCCATCGCCGAATACGCCCAGCTTCACGATCTGCGTCTGGATAGCTTCGCTGGCATGGAAGCCCAGATTGCGGCGCTGTCCGACGATATCGCCTATAACAACCATGATATCGACGACGGATTGCGGGCCGGGCTGTTCACCATCAAGGACCTGGCCGACGTGCCCCTGGTCGGGCCGCTGTTCCACAAGGTGGCCAAACAGTATCCCGATGCCGAGCCTTCGCTTCATATCCATGAGGTGGTGCGCCGCATGATCGGCATCATGATCCTCGACCTGACCGAGGAGACGCGGCGCCGTGTCGCCGAGTTCAAGCCGCAAAGCGCCGACGATGTGCGCGGCCTGGGCCGTCCGCTGGCCGCCTTTTCTGACGAGATGCGTGCCAATGACGCGGCTCTGCGCCAGTTCCTGTTTACCAACATGTACCGCCACTTCAGCGTCAACCGCATGACCAGCAAGGGCAGGCGGGTGGTGAAGGACCTGTTCAACCTGCTTTTTGCCGAGCCTGAATGCCTGCCGCCCGAATGGCGGCGTCTGGCCGATGGCAAGGGCACCGCCAAGACCGCCCGCGTGGTGGCCGATTACATCGCTGGCATGACCGATCGCTTTGCCCTCGACGAGCATCGCCGGCTGTTCGACCTGCAAGAGAAGCCTTGA
- the argS gene encoding arginine--tRNA ligase — protein MNLFKYFREEIIKSVEAIIPGLDTSKVTAEPPRETAHGDVATNAAMVLTKAAGMKPRDLAEKIAERLRAHPAVTEVEVAGPGFINLRLADSFWYERLAEVLAAGVTYGQSEMGKGHKVNVEYVSANPTGPMHIGHARGAVFGDALASLLVKAGYDVTREYYVNDAGSQVDVLARSAFLRYREALGEEIGEIPEGLYPGEYLKPAGQALAKKHGPALKDKSEEEWLPELRSFAVDAMLDMIKDDLAGLGVRHDVFVSERGLVEGGKVQESLDYLNSQGLIYEGVLEPPKGKLPDDWEARPQTLFKATGFGDDVDRPLKKSDGSWTYFASDIAYHQDKYRRGFASMIDVWGADHGGYVKRMQAAVKAVSQGGGDLDVKLCQMVNLLKGGQPYKMSKRAGTFVTLRDLVEAVGKDVVRFIMLTRKNDAHLDFDLDKVLEQSRDNPVFYVQYAHARCHSVMRHAAGMWPESVGHTPGVDVLARLTDPAELGLIRLLAGWPRQVESAAEAHEPHRVAFYLYELAAAFHGLWNKGKDDTSLRFLIEGDREVSLARLGLLRAVVGVIASGLGIFGVTPVEEMR, from the coding sequence ATGAATCTGTTCAAATACTTCCGCGAAGAAATCATCAAGTCGGTCGAGGCGATCATTCCCGGTCTCGATACCTCCAAGGTGACGGCCGAGCCGCCGCGCGAGACTGCCCACGGCGATGTGGCCACCAATGCCGCCATGGTGCTGACCAAGGCGGCGGGCATGAAACCCCGCGATCTGGCCGAGAAGATCGCCGAACGTCTTCGCGCCCATCCGGCGGTGACCGAGGTGGAGGTGGCCGGTCCCGGCTTCATCAATCTGCGTCTTGCCGATTCCTTCTGGTACGAACGTCTGGCCGAAGTGTTGGCCGCCGGGGTGACTTACGGCCAGTCGGAGATGGGCAAGGGCCACAAGGTCAACGTGGAATACGTCTCGGCCAATCCCACCGGTCCCATGCATATCGGTCACGCCCGTGGCGCCGTGTTCGGCGACGCCTTGGCCTCGCTGCTGGTCAAGGCGGGCTATGACGTGACGCGGGAGTATTACGTCAACGATGCCGGGTCCCAGGTGGACGTCCTGGCCCGTTCGGCATTCCTGCGCTACCGCGAAGCCTTGGGCGAGGAGATCGGCGAAATCCCCGAGGGCCTCTATCCCGGCGAATATCTCAAGCCCGCGGGCCAGGCCCTGGCGAAAAAACACGGCCCGGCCTTGAAGGACAAGTCCGAAGAAGAGTGGCTGCCCGAACTGCGGAGCTTTGCCGTCGATGCCATGCTGGACATGATCAAGGACGATCTGGCCGGTCTGGGAGTGCGTCACGACGTCTTCGTCTCCGAACGCGGTCTGGTCGAAGGCGGCAAGGTCCAGGAGTCCCTCGACTATCTGAATTCCCAGGGCCTGATCTACGAAGGTGTCCTCGAGCCCCCCAAGGGCAAGCTGCCCGATGATTGGGAGGCGCGGCCGCAGACCCTGTTCAAGGCGACAGGATTCGGCGATGACGTGGACCGTCCCTTGAAGAAGTCGGACGGATCCTGGACCTATTTCGCCTCCGACATCGCCTATCACCAGGACAAGTACCGGCGCGGATTCGCCTCCATGATCGACGTGTGGGGCGCCGATCACGGCGGCTATGTCAAACGCATGCAGGCCGCGGTCAAGGCGGTGAGCCAGGGCGGCGGCGATCTCGACGTCAAGCTCTGCCAGATGGTCAATCTGTTGAAGGGCGGCCAGCCCTACAAGATGAGCAAGCGGGCGGGCACCTTCGTCACGCTGCGCGATCTTGTCGAGGCGGTGGGCAAGGACGTGGTCCGCTTCATCATGCTGACCCGCAAGAACGACGCCCATCTGGACTTTGACCTTGATAAGGTTCTCGAGCAAAGCCGCGACAATCCGGTGTTCTATGTCCAGTACGCCCATGCCCGCTGCCACTCGGTGATGCGCCATGCCGCTGGCATGTGGCCCGAATCCGTGGGCCATACTCCCGGCGTGGATGTGCTGGCCCGCTTGACCGACCCGGCCGAGCTTGGTTTGATCAGGCTGTTGGCCGGATGGCCGCGCCAGGTGGAAAGCGCGGCCGAGGCCCACGAGCCGCACCGTGTCGCGTTCTACCTTTATGAATTGGCTGCCGCCTTCCATGGGCTGTGGAACAAGGGCAAGGACGACACCAGCCTGCGGTTCTTGATCGAGGGTGACCGCGAAGTGTCCTTGGCCCGTCTGGGCCTGCTGCGCGCGGTGGTGGGAGTGATCGCCTCGGGGCTTGGCATCTTCGGTGTCACTCCCGTGGAAGAGATGCGGTAA